A genomic stretch from Primulina huaijiensis isolate GDHJ02 chromosome 14, ASM1229523v2, whole genome shotgun sequence includes:
- the LOC140957816 gene encoding exopolygalacturonase clone GBGE184-like has protein sequence MTSPIGVRAVCLVLGMACLLMIDQAESNAVGARRSLVGETVFDVMKFGAVANGRKDNSMAFIRAWNAACRSPNPAKLLIPRGDFVTGEVVFKGPCVKPIVIEIKGNLLASTDLSLYSSGAWLMIDEVIGIVVTGGGTINGRGQSSWQYGKGKGGPLLPTSLVFQSVQHGAMYSLNFMNSMGFHTKVTDSSNVAFSNLRISAPGKSPNTDGLHISSSTNVNITDSIIGTGDDCVSVGHGNNNVLVARIFCGPGHGLSVGSLGKRPDETNLSRVTIINCTLTGTTNGARIKTYHASPRLLATGIYFQDLVMNQVKNPIIIDQHYDSKKKRQQSNVQLKDVHFRNIRGTTISAVPINLNCSSTFPCTDVELSNIYLAPFGLVGPLRSTCFSAKFFAKGPVVPPGPAFCV, from the exons ATGACGAGTCCGATCGGAGTTCGGGCAGTATGCCTAGTTTTGGGCATGGCTTGCTTGCTCATGATCGACCAGGCCGAATCCAATGCCGTTGGTGCCCGTCGTAGCCTAGTTGGCGAGACAGTTTTTGACGTTATGAAGTTTGGGGCTGTGGCCAATGGAAGAAAAGACAATTCTATG GCATTCATACGGGCCTGGAATGCAGCATGCAGATCTCCCAATCCAGCGAAGCTTCTAATCCCGCGCGGAGATTTTGTTACCGGGGAGGTTGTGTTCAAAGGACCCTGCGTAAAACCCATCGTCATCGAAATCAAGGGCAATTTGTTGGCTAGCACCGATCTCAGTCTCTACTCCTCCGGCGCCTGGCTCATGATCGATGAAGTTATTGGCATCGTGGTTACTGGCGGAGGGACCATCAATGGCCGGGGGCAATCTTCTTGGCAGTATGGCAAAGGCAAGGGCGGCCCACTACTTCCGACA TCTCTAGTGTTCCAGTCTGTGCAACACGGAGCGATGTACAGCTTGAATTTCATGAACAGCATGGGTTTCCACACCAAGGTGACGGACAGCAGCAACGTGGCTTTCTCGAACCTGAGAATATCGGCCCCTGGAAAGAGCCCCAACACAGACGGCCTGCATATCAGCAGCTCCACAAATGTTAATATCACCGATTCCATCATTGGAACCGGAGACGATTGCGTTTCGGTAGGCCATGGCAACAACAATGTTCTAGTTGCCAGAATTTTCTGTGGCCCAGGACATGGCCTCAG CGTCGGATCCCTGGGAAAGAGACCAGATGAAACAAACTTGAGCCGAGTCACCATCATCAACTGCACACTCACAGGAACAACAAATGGTGCAAGAATCAAAACCTACCACGCATCGCCACGCTTGCTCGCCACCGGAATTTATTTCCAGGACCTCGTGATGAACCAAGTTAAAAATCCCATCATCATCGACCAGCACTACGACTCCAAGAAAAAACGCCAG CAATCGAACGTCCAGCTCAAAGATGTTCACTTCAGGAACATAAGAGGGACAACAATTTCAGCAGTTCCAATAAATCTCAACTGCAGTTCCACATTCCCCTGCACCGACGTGGAATTGTCTAACATATATTTGGCGCCGTTTGGCCTTGTCGGCCCTCTTAGATCTACATGCTTCAGCGCCAAGTTCTTTGCTAAAGGGCCAGTGGTTCCCCCAGGCCCCGCATTTTGTGTGTAG